The following are encoded together in the Xiphophorus hellerii strain 12219 chromosome 3, Xiphophorus_hellerii-4.1, whole genome shotgun sequence genome:
- the zc3h12aa gene encoding endoribonuclease ZC3H12A, whose protein sequence is MDPVLPSDVFDSDLLETESEELRLKVDFFRKLGYSTAEVKAALRKLGLSTDTNAMLEELVRNRTTNTSPCFSESDERSADLKDLLLPPSWDVGTCRIMPQLGEQKSADSELRPIVIDGSNVAMSHSNKEVFSCRGIELAVDFFLDRGHNNITVFVPSWRKELPRADAPITDQHILLELEKRKIVAFTPSRRVGGKRVVCYDDRFIVKLAHDLDGIIVSNDTYRDLQGEKPEWKKCIEERLLMYSFVNDKFMPPDDPLGRHGPNLDNFLRKKPLPVEQKKLPCPYDKKCTYGIKCKYYHPERANHSYLSLADELREKAQISFVKEEKKARSSVNYPQSEPEPSHPRHTHLPWDQQISSVLGHISENKLLLWENSRKSPNQMLSSTNGGKCQEEYPASHYIPNHYPNMSREYFDSGFGSTESYYSDLPPSRSSTHRLGSQHQSTLPRLQHSPVHMENCNTSYCGKCYSYPQQQHHSNIDCCSLPIYDTYNPNMFPHGVHQQRSLPAHFHNTATPQLHHNYWSDPFQGMPPARSSCPTPSLAYPSHCHSSCCSYENHQYQTWGQQQQPPLPPAPAAFKQNRSEMRKKLHAIFNPNQVDRVMEMFPHLMDAEVLAAEILNMKAQGMIF, encoded by the exons ATGGACCCGGTACTTCCCAGTGATGTTTTTGACTCAGATCTGCTGGAGACAGAAAGTGAGGAACTCCGGCTTAAAGTGGACTTCTTCAGAAAACTGGGGTACTCCACAGCAGAGGTGAAAGCCGCTCTGAGAAAGCTGGGCCTAAGCACAGACACCAACGCAATGCTCGAGGAGCTTGTGAGAAACAGAACCACCAACACGTCACCCTGTTTTTCCGAGAGCGATGAGAGGAGCGCAGATCTGAAAGACCTGCTGCTGCCTCCCAGTTGGGACGTTGGAACCTGCAGAATCATGCCACAACTCGGGGAGCAAAAAAGTGCAGACTCGGAGCTGAGACCTATTGTTATTGACGGCAGCAATGTTGCTATGAG tcaCAGCAACAAGGAAGTGTTCTCATGCAGGGGCATAGAGTTGGCAGTGGATTTCTTCCTGGACAGAGGTCATAATAACATCACTGTGTTTGTTCCCTCTTGGCGCAAAGAGTTGCCCCGAGCTGATGCCCCTATAACAG ATCAACATATTCTGTTGGAGCTTGAAAAACGGAAAATAGTGGCCTTCACCCCTTCCCGCCGGGTTGGTGGCAAGCGAGTGGTTTGTTATGATGACCGCTTCATTGTCAAACTGGCGCATGATTTAGATGGCATAATTGTGTCCAACGACACCTACCGTGATCTTCAAGGAGAAAAACCTGAGTGGAAGAAATGCATTGAGGAGAGGCTCCTCATGTACTCATTTGTGAATGACAA GTTCATGCCTCCAGATGATCCTTTAGGTCGACATGGACCTAACCTCGACAATTTTCTCCGGAAAAAGCCCCTGCCTGTTGAGCAGAAAAAACTGCCCTGTCCATATG ATAAAAAGTGCACTTATGGCATCAAGTGCAAGTACTACCATCCTGAGCGGGCAAACCACTCCTATCTGTCCTTGGCTGATGAACTGAGAGAGAAAGCAcaaatttcttttgtaaaagaagagaaaaaggcaaGATCATCTGTCAACTATCCTCAATCTGAACCTGAGCCTTCTCATCCTCGACACACACATCTCCCTTGGGATCAGCAGATTTCCTCAGTTCTTGGTCACATTAGTGAAAATAAACTACTGCTCTGGGAAAACTCCAGAAAAAGCCCCAACCAAATGCTGTCTTCAACAAATGGAGGAAAGTGTCAAGAAGAATATCCCGCGTCACACTACATACCAAATCATTATCCCAATATGTCTCGGGAATATTTTGATTCCGGTTTTGGTTCGACTGAGAGCTACTACTCCGACTTGCCACCATCCCGCAGCAGCACCCACAGACTTGGTTCTCAGCATCAAAGCACCCTCCCCAGGCTCCAACATTCCCCAGTTCACATGGAGAACTGTAATACCAGTTATTGTGGCAAATGCTATTCCTATcctcagcagcagcatcatAGCAACATCGACTGCTGCAGTCTACCCATCTATGACACCTACAATCCAAATATGTTCCCACACGGTGTACATCAACAACGGAGCCTGCCTGCCCATTTCCATAACACTGCAACCCCCCAACTCCATCATAATTACTGGTCAGATCCCTTTCAGGGAATGCCGCCAGCCAGATCCTCATGCCCCACCCCCTCCTTGGCTTATCCTTCACATTGCCACAGCTCCTGTTGCTCCTATGAGAATCACCAGTACCAAACCTGGGgccaacaacaacaaccgcCGCTGCCTCCGGCTCCTGCTGCATTCAAGCAAAATAGATCAGAAATGCGCAAGAAACTGCATGCCATCTTCAACCCAAACCAAGTGGATAGGGTCATGGAGATGTTCCCGCACCTGATGGATGCTGAAGTTTTGGCTGCAGAGATACTGAACATGAAAGCTCAGGGGATGATATTCTGA